The DNA segment GGCCAAATAAGTGAAAGAAAATTCCAACTGCATGAAGTTATTCGCCTTTCGGGGATGAATATTATTATCAACGATTTGGATCAACCTTTAATTATTAAAGTTGCATCACTACCTGGCGAGCGTCTTCAGGTTTATTTTATAGACAATGAAGAATACTTCAAAAGAAAGCAGTTTTACATTGATGATGAAGGAAAGCCTTTTGGAGATAATGACGAGAGAGCCATGTTTTTTGCACGAGGAGTGATCGAAACGATTAAAAAACTAAATTGGGTTCCTGATGTAATTCATCTTAATGGATGGATGGCGTCTTTTATTCCTGTTTATTTACAAACTTTTTACAAGAACGATTCTTACTTCAAAGATTCAAAAATCGTACTTTCTGTTTACAATGAGGAGAATTTAGCATTGTCTGAATCTGTGGAAGAAAAGATGAAGTTCGACAATATTACCGGATTGAAAGCGTTTGAGAAGCCTAGCTTTCAAAGTTTTGTGATTGAAAGTATGGATTTGGTCGATATGGTAATTAAAGGGGATGAATTTTTAGAGGAAGAACTTGATCAAGCATTCAGTAAAACGAGTACGACGAAATCAGAATACATCGACGCTTCAACAATCAACAATTTATA comes from the Chryseobacterium sp. SNU WT5 genome and includes:
- a CDS encoding glycogen/starch synthase, producing MPNQKILYVTTEMFPYQEDNNMATMVSKMALKMHQEGNDVRVFMPKFGQISERKFQLHEVIRLSGMNIIINDLDQPLIIKVASLPGERLQVYFIDNEEYFKRKQFYIDDEGKPFGDNDERAMFFARGVIETIKKLNWVPDVIHLNGWMASFIPVYLQTFYKNDSYFKDSKIVLSVYNEENLALSESVEEKMKFDNITGLKAFEKPSFQSFVIESMDLVDMVIKGDEFLEEELDQAFSKTSTTKSEYIDASTINNLY